ttaacaaaaatttccaataacttttaatacattCAAGCAGTAACAGAGacctttttgaagaaataaaaagataaaatcatAACAATTGAATATAGCTCTTTCAACACTTTCTCCTTTGTATGTATGAatgcatgtaaaataaattatacacagTTACTCTTtcacaaaataatggaaataagttcacaaaaaaaaattttttttttttgatttgtatAAAGCAGACCAATAAATTTTACAGAGATaactaattcattaaattatttttaaaattgacctCATGGCATACTACCCGTTTTCACATTTATgtgtctcaattttttttctacaaacaaTTTACTATCAATATCAAACAATTGTTAACTATTTCTTACAAGTAACAGGATACACAAGTAATGCAATTGATCAGGCACttagagcatttttaaaaaatctgaattaagGCTATCAAAGTCATTCGATTGAACAGCAGCGCCTCTTAATATAAAGCTAAAACTGCTTGAAAAATAAGCATGTTGTGTTGCTGTGTATGATGAATTGAATCTATGTCTGTTATTGtaacctaaaaaaataaataaataaactaattaataatatagGTTTAAGAAAttgccaataaaaataaataaagattgtcaataaaaactattaatatattaattaaaaaaattttaatttataaaattaaaaaatttaattatgaatttgtttttttttttttttttttttNtttttttttttttttttttgccttttagcaaacaaaatataacttttttgctATTATGTTTTCATTCcaccaatattatttttcatttacatgactttcgttaattaaaaatatggacAAAGTTTTTAATccgtaaaataattaaataaaatcttcattgcattttaaaattttttttatttaactttgtgAAAAGACAATAGCTGAATTCAGTAACTTGATAACATTCAATTTGGAACAactcataaaaagaaaattttcatagcagtgctgcatttaaatttaaaacaaaatttttttttttttaattgagtacaACACTTTGTTAACATGTGCATTGCCAGCCAGCCGAGAGCAGAGGGTTATACTATATCTATTATTGAAGAGTGGTAAcctataaagataaaattatattttcgaattttagcaagcattttaatttttaaattttacaataactttactttaacaAACAATATGTTATTGTCACGGgtatataataacaataaataagcaaataaaataagcatgcatgagaataataaataattgcatgaCTCTcgaatttattccaaaaaaatttgataatgcaACAGTGTTAAATGAATTTCCTTTACATAAAATGCCTGGATTCTCCAAAAGTATGAAAttgaaaagctaaaataatgaGGCTATTTGTCTAATCAATGTAAAGtgtgcatataattttttttgctcgacagatttggattcttgacCCACAAAATTTGGTGGGTGGTCGCAATTAGGTTCAATAGTTTGATCAAGAGAGAGGGCCAAAGTTTGAATCCCTTAATGTAAtactttttgcatatattttgggaaattctgaagcgaattgaaaaattttgaatacattttaaaaaatttatttaattaaagataattccacccaaaaaataatttcaatacttatttataattaaaatatttaataattggcGAAACATATGCATTGTAAgatttaagacaaatttttatattttaaagaatgcaattttaaatggcaaaatacaaaatttaaattaacgttctagtaaaatcaaattttaaacatatatatatttttttaatttgacaacTCAGAAACAATTAGACCGATTAcacacaaattttgtattttgccacttAAAACTACATTCGTTCAATTAATGCAAAATGTGTTTTAGTGTAATTTGAGTACCAATTCTTAAAGCACTTGATCAGCaaaattttcatctaaaatCTACATGATTCCCCTATAATTTTCacaatgtttttcaatatttttaatacaacgTGGTTATGGTTCacggattttaaatattactttttccaTGTTAGATTCGCACTGTTTGCATTGTAAAAGTACATTGTTTTGCAATAGCTTTTCCGACACTGTCACGTTCATAGAAATGTAtttcaacatttattatatgaatTCAATAACTAGATTTGGCACAACTCGGTAGCTTAGTAATAACATTCAGgatttttgtgaaattagtCTCCAGTTTTATGGAAATAGTcagtttattcattttcttgCCAGTGCGTCAAACCTggatttcagaagaaaattgtCACACTTTAGTTGACAGTGGTGGCGCAAAggttattattgtaaaaattaagattaattttacaattgctttttatgatacataaataaaatattttgttaacagCATCAGAATATGCAACTACTTTAGATATTTTTGCTGAAAGTACCACACATTATGTAACacataaatgaagtttttatgataaatacaaCTGTGactagtaaattatttattttatcagttacaagaacaatattttttaaaagtacaaacaaagcagtatataattacatttaaaaaaaatgcctaattaaaatatatgttgttcACTTTCAAGAACACAGTTGTgtctatttcataaatattttttctcaaaacacaGATTACAAATACCACATGTATATGGTTCTCTTCCAGTATGAATGATTAGATGTCAGTTCAAACTAaacttgcttttaaaattcattttatacacaaaataCTAGCaaggtttttcaccagtatgaacacacTTGTGTTTACTTAAAGAACGCTTTactgaaaaactcttattgcaTACACTACATGAATGTGGCTTTTCAACAGAGTGTGTCAAGATGTGgccagttaaataaatttttcgtgaAAAAGCTTTATTACATATACTGCATACATAAGGTTTTTCATCCGTGTGAATACTTCTTAGGTGTATAGTTAAATAACTGCTATCAGGGAAACTCTTATTACAAATACTACATGAATACGGTTTTTCGCCAGTATGAGTTAAGTTGTGTCGAGTTAAATGACTTTTTCGTGAAAAAGTcatattacatatactacagacataaggtttttcaccagtatgaacacgttTGTGAGAAGTTAAACTATTGCTCgatgaaaaactcttattacatatactacaagaatatggtTTTCTGCCAGTATGAATCAAGCTGTGTCTTGTTAAACAATCTTTCCTCGCAAAACTCATATTACATACGCCACATTCGTAAGGTTTTTCATCGGTATGAACACGTTGGTGTCGCGTTAAATAGTCACTTGTGGTAAAACACTTATTAcaaaaactacaagaataaggcttttcAGTAGTATGAACATAACTGTGTCTTGTTAAAAGAGATTTTCGAGTAAAAGTCTTGTTGCATATTTTACAAGAATGAGGTTTCTCCCCCGTATGAACAAGATAGTGGTCCGTTAAATTAACTCTCTGAGTAAATCCTTTGTTGCAAAcattacaagaataaggtttttcaccagtatgaacaagacTGTGCTTAATTAATGCACcttttgtagaaaaattcttattacatataaCACAAGAATGAGGTTTATTTCCTGTGTGGATGAATTTGTGtctagttaaataacaattctttgaaaaacttttaccGCATACgttacaagaataaggcttttcACTAATTTCAGTAGAAGTGTTGCAGGGtaacatatttacaaaagttttactAGACATATTatggcaataaaatttttaatttattcagcaAACTTTAAGTAGAcctttttacagaaatataaaaataaaattataattataatatacaatGATTATACTTCTTTAGCAAACTAAATTATACACACTCATGCGAAATCGTAAAACAAGCTTTAATTTCTATAGAACAGATCCTTAAATTATGGATAATTGACCGTGTAAAGATAAACACAGATGGCGCTAGGGTAAAAAATCATCCTAAGACTTCCAGGCAACTGCTATTTTCACCTGAAAAGCTTGAAAAAGAGTGctatccaatattattatacttgcagtttttttaatctaacgctttttttcaatttaactttcaacgaaacaaacagTAAACGAATTCGGAAGAATCCACGAGCTTGCCATACAACCCAAAAAATAACTAACGGTTCTATTTTACGCAAATAGACCCAAATATAAGTGAGcactcaaaacatggcaaaccttaaaCTTTAGTTATGAAGCAATATTAACttctttatatttgttttaggCTCACGAActcttaaaattcataaattacagaaaactcttatCAACGCTAAAATTACGCATGAATTtcaatcacaataataaaacttctcaGAATATTAAGCCTGATCACACATCAcctcgtaagcataacataagcaGAGTGGTACACAGgaagttttcttattttcttcccGTTTTAGAaagtttgttattgtttatattcacTCAACCATCCATACAGAGATAaccaattcattaaaatattaattttagtagaGCTTTCAACACATTATTTGCATCAGATTCATATGCCTTAAACTTTCactacataataataaatatactagCAAGTCAGTAACATCGAAGTTCCAAACAACTGTTAAGTATTTCTTACGAGTAACAGGATACACAAGTAATGCAATTGATTAGGCCTGCttcacatttttattgattttaatttcgaataaaaGCCATTAATGTCTGTCGATTGAACACAAGCGCTTCTCAATGTACGCAAATATGCTTGGAAAATAAGTTTGTGTTGACGCAAATGATGTAATATGTAGATGTCTGTTATTACAACctagaaaaaaagttcattaataaTAGAAGTCCAATCTTGTAAACAGAGagatttctaataaaaagaatgataaGGGCTTTAATAACCAACTTTACAagggtacggagttgaacataagtagttgtaaacccaaaattgggtcatcTGTTCAATGACGGATATAAGGAAAAAGTATAGGTACTTAGTGGAGCTCTGGCGGTTCAGTGGGTAGAGCTTTCACCTCAGTGGAAGGTAAACCAAATCTCTTCGTAAACCAAATGTTTtactaatttctatttttattacttattataattataaaaaataggcaTGTTATTTATtcgcaaaattattaaataggtATTTTTCTGGTGttaagaaatttacttttttttaataaaattctaattatgtaAACTTATGGTAACCTGGCATAGaggaatttaaaagatttcaatttaaacaagtACTTCAATTACTAAAAAGGTAccactgaaattttattttgaacaatataatattaacgataatttaatgaaataattacgattatttactttatttaagcaaaatataaatcaacaattatttttcaaaataaagtcaCAAGTTTCAAGGGAAAGGgcataaattaaaacatgaagATAAAATCACACTTCGTCTCAAAATGAGACCCAACTTACTTCCAATAGATTGATTGTTGAGCACAATAGATGATTCGCTAAGTTGGAAAacgaaaaactaatttttttttattcaaacaagtGTTATCTCATTCAACAAAGCATCATGGATGTTTTCTTGCAATGAAGTATTTGTATACAGGCAACTTTTATCGCATTCAGAATAAATTAGATATAATATGAAGTTCTATATCCTATTTGTTCAACTAAATATTAGAGATATGAAATAGATCGCCtataaaattgcaaacatttctctaaaattttggACTTTTTTACAAGAAGAAAATAGTAATCCCACACAAAATCCGTGAAGTagatttgtaaacaaaaacaaaccaGTCTTTAAACGCTACGGTTAACAGTTAAATTCAATTCTCAGATCAAGTT
Above is a window of Parasteatoda tepidariorum isolate YZ-2023 chromosome 5, CAS_Ptep_4.0, whole genome shotgun sequence DNA encoding:
- the LOC122270864 gene encoding zinc finger protein 883 isoform X2, which encodes MSSKTFVNMLPCNTSTEISEKPYSCNVCGKSFSKNCYLTRHKFIHTGNKPHSCVICNKNFSTKGALIKHSLVHTGEKPYSCNVCNKGFTQRVNLTDHYLVHTGEKPHSCKICNKTFTRKSLLTRHSYVHTTEKPYSCSFCNKCFTTSDYLTRHQRVHTDEKPYECGVCNMSFARKDCLTRHSLIHTGRKPYSCSICNKSFSSSNSLTSHKRVHTGEKPYVCSICNMTFSRKSHLTRHNLTHTGEKPYSCSICNKSFPDSSYLTIHLRSIHTDEKPYVCSICNKAFSRKIYLTGHILTHSVEKPHSCSVCNKSFSVKRSLSKHKCVHTGEKPC